In Polynucleobacter arcticus, the following proteins share a genomic window:
- a CDS encoding phosphoheptose isomerase, translating into MDKDTLERLRARASQHFLDSIAVKQEAEKILPEQVARAIVAMTGCLRAGGKVMACGNGGSAADAQHFAAELIGRFERERQELAAIALTTDTSILTAVGNDYGYDEIFSKQVRGLGKKGDILIGISTSGNSKNVVIAIEAAKKMGIKIIALTGNGGGKIASLLDEDDIHLCAPSTRTARIQETHLVLLHALCDGVDHLLLD; encoded by the coding sequence ATGGATAAAGATACCCTCGAACGTTTGCGCGCTCGCGCATCCCAACATTTTCTAGACAGCATTGCTGTAAAGCAAGAAGCTGAAAAAATACTGCCCGAGCAAGTGGCGCGCGCTATAGTCGCTATGACGGGTTGTTTACGTGCCGGCGGCAAAGTGATGGCCTGCGGCAATGGCGGCTCTGCTGCTGATGCACAGCATTTTGCTGCTGAGCTTATTGGACGCTTTGAGCGAGAGCGCCAAGAGTTGGCTGCGATTGCGCTGACAACGGACACCTCAATCTTGACTGCGGTAGGTAACGATTACGGCTATGACGAGATCTTCAGTAAGCAAGTTCGAGGCCTTGGTAAAAAAGGCGACATCTTAATTGGAATCTCCACGTCTGGAAATTCTAAAAATGTAGTGATAGCGATTGAGGCCGCAAAAAAGATGGGAATCAAAATTATTGCCCTGACTGGTAATGGCGGCGGAAAAATTGCAAGCCTATTGGATGAGGATGACATTCATCTATGTGCACCATCTACCCGCACTGCTCGAATTCAAGAAACACATTTAGTACTGTTGCATGCCTTGTGTGATGGTGTAGACCATTTACTGCTCGATTAA
- a CDS encoding BON domain-containing protein, whose product MQNTLPIKLFAAILISSFLSGCGVLAVGGVVAGASVMADRRTPAVQAIDKGIELEAGNALGKRFGDGAHINVTSFNQKVLLTGEAKDADVKSQASAYVKAMKNARSVFNELIVGPNSTFTARANDSYLESKIKTQMIFTEKLPSNSMVIIAEGSSVYLMGILTQNEAEIAKKVASNTSGVKDVYVYFDIISEAEKTRLEKQGKADESQPNSAPQQ is encoded by the coding sequence ATGCAAAATACACTCCCTATCAAATTATTTGCTGCGATTTTGATTTCATCATTTCTATCGGGCTGTGGAGTGCTAGCCGTTGGTGGTGTTGTAGCGGGAGCTAGCGTAATGGCCGACCGTCGAACACCCGCTGTGCAAGCAATCGATAAGGGCATTGAGCTAGAGGCTGGCAATGCTTTGGGCAAACGTTTTGGTGATGGAGCGCATATTAATGTGACGTCATTTAACCAAAAAGTATTGCTTACTGGCGAGGCTAAAGATGCTGATGTTAAGAGTCAGGCTAGTGCATATGTAAAGGCGATGAAGAATGCGCGCTCTGTATTTAATGAGTTGATTGTTGGGCCCAATAGTACCTTCACTGCGCGAGCTAATGATTCCTATCTTGAATCAAAAATTAAAACGCAAATGATTTTTACAGAGAAGTTGCCATCCAATTCAATGGTGATTATTGCTGAAGGTAGCAGCGTTTATTTGATGGGTATTCTGACGCAGAACGAAGCAGAGATTGCCAAGAAAGTGGCAAGTAACACAAGCGGTGTAAAAGATGTTTATGTCTACTTTGATATTATTTCTGAGGCAGAAAAAACGCGCTTAGAAAAACAAGGCAAGGCGGATGAGTCGCAGCCCAATTCAGCGCCTCAACAATAA
- a CDS encoding c-type cytochrome, whose product MNFSMQRMKFFLLLTLFVLCPLSVQASTDDIKAVVLAKQNACLGCHALDKKIVGPSLQAVAKKYANDPNAKAFLKNKILKGGSGSWGVVPMPANAKLSDADVALLVSWILRGAPSAN is encoded by the coding sequence ATGAATTTTTCAATGCAACGCATGAAATTTTTTTTATTGCTCACCCTCTTTGTACTTTGTCCTCTGAGCGTTCAGGCATCTACTGATGATATAAAAGCAGTCGTACTGGCAAAACAAAATGCTTGCTTAGGTTGCCATGCGCTAGATAAAAAAATTGTTGGTCCAAGCCTGCAGGCTGTTGCAAAGAAATATGCAAACGATCCCAACGCAAAAGCATTTTTAAAAAACAAAATTCTGAAGGGTGGCTCTGGATCTTGGGGCGTTGTACCAATGCCAGCAAATGCTAAATTAAGTGATGCTGATGTTGCTCTATTGGTAAGCTGGATTCTGCGAGGAGCTCCAAGCGCAAATTAA
- a CDS encoding GNAT family N-acetyltransferase: MHNKLASGYLSRQPYTAGPAVPVRELHEGYRAEILAHLLLLDDEDRRLRFGTQTPDEVIHHYAERLNFNRDALFGSFDSQLNLIGMAHLAYLPKLKGQSQAAEFGVSVLPNSRGQGIGTALLARASVRSRNTRIETLFVHCLANNRAMMHLAHKADMRIEYAHGDADAYLTLAPASPSTIAEEAVNEQWAGFDYALKENFKRSNAAWSWLLNKLVASPT, from the coding sequence ATGCACAACAAATTAGCGAGCGGTTACTTATCTAGGCAGCCCTATACGGCTGGCCCAGCTGTTCCTGTTCGTGAACTGCATGAGGGCTATCGGGCAGAGATTCTCGCTCACCTTCTACTATTAGATGATGAAGATCGTCGACTACGATTCGGCACTCAAACTCCTGATGAGGTCATTCATCACTATGCTGAGCGTCTTAATTTCAATAGGGATGCCCTATTCGGCAGCTTTGATTCCCAGCTAAACCTCATTGGCATGGCTCATTTGGCGTATTTACCAAAATTGAAGGGTCAGTCACAGGCTGCTGAGTTTGGGGTCTCTGTGCTGCCAAATAGCCGCGGGCAGGGCATAGGCACTGCGCTACTGGCACGAGCCTCAGTTCGCTCACGAAATACTCGTATTGAAACTTTGTTTGTACATTGCCTCGCTAATAATAGGGCCATGATGCACTTGGCTCATAAGGCAGATATGCGCATTGAGTATGCTCACGGAGATGCAGACGCCTATTTGACACTAGCGCCAGCGAGTCCAAGCACGATCGCAGAGGAGGCAGTCAATGAGCAATGGGCTGGCTTTGACTATGCGCTTAAAGAAAATTTCAAGCGCTCAAATGCGGCGTGGTCTTGGCTTCTTAACAAGCTGGTCGCTAGTCCTACTTAA